GAGAAACTGCGCGTTGCCGAGGTTGGGCGTGCCGGCAAGCGTGCCGTCGCCGGCCACCGAGACCGCGCCGACGAGATTGAACAGCTGCGCTTCCTGCAACTGGTCGAAGCCGCGCTCGGAATCGGCGCGGTAGAGCCCGATCAGCAGCCAGCCGAGCAAGGCAATGGCGGCAGCCGCCCAAAGGCTGGAAAACAGGATGACACGGAAGCCGAGGGAATCGAGACGAAGCTTCAATGCCCTATCCGGCCTTCTTGTCCTGCTCGTCCGGCGCGGTCATGCGATAGCCGAGGCCGCGCACGGTCTCGATCAGGTCATGGCCGGCGAGCTTCTTGCGAAGCCGCCCGACGAATACCTCGATGGTGTTCGAGTCGCGGTCGAAATCCTGGTCGTAGAGATGCTCGACCAGCTCTGTCCGCGAAACCACCTCGCCGACATGGTGAGCGAGATAGGACAGCAGCCGGAACTCGTGGGATGTGAGCTTCAGCGTCACGCCGTCCACGATCGCCTTGGAGGCCCTGGTGTCCACGACCAGCGGGCCGCAGCGGATTTCGGAGGAGGCATGGCCCGCGGCGCGACGGATCAGGGCGCGCACCCGTGCAAGCACCTCCTCGACATGGAACGGCTTGGTCACGTAATCGTCGGCGCCGGCGTCGATGCCGGACACCTTGTCGCTCCAGCGGTCGCGCGCGGTCAGGATCAGCACGGGCATGGTGCGCCCGTCCTCGCGCCAACGCTGCAGCACCGAGATCCCGTCCATAACCGGCAGGCCGATATCGAGCACCACGCAGTCATAGGGCTCGGTGTCGCCCAGGAAATGGCCTTCCTCGCCGTCCGCCGCCGTGTCGACGACATAACCGGCATCCTCCAGCGCGGATTTCAGCTGTGCATTGAGCGATGCGTCATCTTCGACGACGAGAATTCGCATGGATTCGTCCCTCTTGCGGAAACGGCAGGACGCTAACGCAACGGCAGCAAAAGGCCAACCGCGCGGTGCGCCCGGCGTCGGCTAGCCATTGACTATGATTTCCTCGCGGCGCGGCCGCTGGCCGTTGGACCCGGGAATCAGCAGCACCACCTTGCACTTGCCCCCGGCCACGGCTTCCGCGCTCGCCAGTTGCGCGCCACGCTGCGCAGCCAGTTGCTGGCCGACGGCATAGCAATTGTCGGCGGCAAGCGACGGCGCGGCCCCGAGAACGGGCAGTGCAACCAGCGCGGCCATGATGATGCGAAACATGATTCTGTTCTCCAACTTGGCCGCCAACCTACTGGAGCGGGCCTGAACGGAACATGAATGACAATTGTAGCCATTCATGCCCCGAAAAGGCCGCGGATTTCAACCGATCCGGCTCGTCGCACCGACGCGCCCCAGGATGGCGACGATGCCCGCGACGGCGGAGACCGCCTGCAGGATCGCCTCGGTGAGCGCGGCCTGGCTGCCGGCGTCGACCGGTACGCCGAACATGGCGCCGCACGTCGCGCCGACGCTGACCAGCGCGCTCCATATCGTTTTCGACAGGTACCAGGGCTTCACCTCGTCCATTTTTCCTTCCTTTCGTTTCAGGGGAGAGAAAGCGTGCGACGGGCGGGAATCCCCTCGCCGACCGCGAAACCGATCTGCGCGACCTCCAGCCCGATCTGCGCGCCGGGTTGATCGAGACCCAGCGCGGCGGCCGTCGCGGCGTCGAGCAGGAGCGACGGCTCCGCGGTTTCCGCCGCATGAACCACCGTTTCGCCGTCCAGCAGGCGCACGGCATAGCGCTCCTCTTCCTCGCCCAGCGGCACGTCCGGGCCGAGCCATGAATCGCCGTTCACGCGGGTTCGCCTGGTCCACGAGAAGGACACGCCGCCGCCCGCCGTCCGCGCGGCCTTGAGATGCACCGGCGAGAGCGGCGCCAGGGCGCGCAATCCGCCGGTCGCCTCCACGGTCTCGAAATAGCGGTCGGTGAAGGGCCTTCCGGCGACGCCGATGCGCAACTGCACCGGCTGGCCGATCTCGCCGGCCCGCAGCCCGGCCGGCACCACGGCTTCGTTCAGCAGCACCGCCCGCGCGCCGGCGGACGCACCGGCCAGCATCGCGTCCTCGGTGCCGCCCTGCCCGCGCAGCAGGCCCGTCAGCCGCCAGATACCCGGCGAGACCTCCTCGGCATCCATGAATTGCAGCACTTCCCAGGCCCCGTTCGCCGCCTGCACGGCCAGCAGGTTGCGGCCCGCCAGCAACGCGGTTTCGGAAACGCTCTCGAAAGCGCCCGACGGAACGGCAAGTTCCACGGCTGCGGCGCGGTCGAGCCGCCCCGAGAAGCGCCCCGTCAGTGGCGCGGTCAGCGTGCCGATCACGCCGTTCGAGAGCGCCTGCGTGCGGAACTCGAAACCCGAGGCTTCCGGCGAGACGTAAACCGCCTGTGGGCGTGGCGGTGCCGACCAGCATGCAAGCATGAAGCGATCCTGCGGATCGGCGCCGGCGGAAAGCGGCAGGTCGAGCAGAAGGAAATCCGGCACGCCCGCCGTGTCTCCCGTCGCCTGCGAGCGCTGCAACGGCAGGCGCGGCCGCCGCGAATTGGGCGGCCTGCGCATGACCGGCACCGCCTCGACGCGAAGCGCCCCGGCAAGATCCGTGCGTGTCACAAGCCAGCGCTCCGCCGGTTCCGAGGCAAAGGCGAAGACATCGCCCGGCGCAAGGCCGGCATGGCGCCACGGCAGGGAAAAGCGCAGGATCCGGCCATGCGCGCGGACGCGAGCCAGCATGCGGTCGGCGATCCCGTCGATCACGCTGGCGTCTGAAACCACCGGCAGGTCGGTCGTCTCCTGCCGGCGCGTACCGGTTTCCAGCCGCCGCGAATGGCTCGTTGCGACGCGGTAGCCGGCCAGCCCGTCACGCCACGTGGCGACGATTTCCGACGGCAGTTCGCTTTCCTGGGCGTCGGTCAGGTCGCGCAGGGCCTCGCCCTCGAGATCGGCGACCTCCCCGTCGTCGATGATCCGCGTCGCCGCCACGCCCTCTGGCCGAAGCAGAAAGCCGCCGTCGGCGGCCATGCCCGAAGCCGCCCACCCGAAGGCGGCGGCCAGCGGTTCCACCACCTCGCGCGGCGAGGCCGGGCCGGAAACGATCACGCCCTGAACCGTGTCGGCGACCGTTATCGCCACGTCCGTGCCCAGCACCTCGCCCGCCGTCTCGGCCAGCGGCGCTGCGCCCAGCCTTCCGTTCAGCCAATGGCCGGAAAGCCAGTTCGCACCGTCGCCCCAGACATCCGTCGCCACGGGAAAGGCCGGGAAAGGCCGCGCGTCCCACGCCCACAGGAAGATGCGCGCGACATCGACCATCGGCTCGCCGGTGACGGGCGAGAGCGGATTGGCGCCCGGCCCGCTCGACCAGTGCTCGAGATGCGCCTGCAGGAAGGCGCGCTGCTCGCCATCGTCGCGCCCGCCGTTGGAAAACCACGGCACGGCGCTTTCCGACGATTTCGGGTCGGGAAAGACATTGGGCTGCGTCGCCCCCTTGTCGACGGCCGGGCAGCCGAGTTCGAGGAACCAGATCGGCTTCGATCCCGGCACCCATGCAGTCGGCTGTGCCGCCTCCGCCCCGCCCACGCGCTCGAAATGCGGGTTCGACCACCAGGAAACGAGATCCTTGTAGCGGAACACCCATGGCTTGCCGGCAACGCCGTCGGTGATCGGCGTCCGGATGCGGTTCCGCCGGTCATCCTCCGAGGCATAATACCAGTCGAAGCCCTCGCCGCCGGCGATCGCACGCCGGAAGGCGGCGCGGTCGGCGGCCTGCAACTGGCCGTCGGGATTGCCGTCCGGATTTGCCTCGTCCGCGTCGCGCCAGTCCGACAGCGGCATGTAGTTGTCGATGCCGACAGCGTCGATATCGGCGTCCGCCCAGAGCGGATCGAGATTGAAGAACACGTCGCCCGAACCGTCTTGCGGGTGGTAGCCGAAATATTCCGACCAGTCGGCAGCATAGGTGATGGCGCAACCCGGGCCGACAACCGTGCGCACCTCGGCCGCCAGCGCCCTCAGCGCCGCGACGAAGGGAAACGCGCCGTCCCCGTCGCGCACCCGCGTCAGGCCGCGCATCTCCGTGCCGATGACAATGGCATCGACCCCGCCCGCCGCGACGGCGAGGTTCGCATGGTGATTCACGAAGCGGCGATAACCCTCTGGATTATCGACAAAATCCGAGACCTGAACGGAGGCCTGCGCGCCCCGGTCCGGCGTACCCGGCCGGCCGATTGCCGGATGGCAGGTGATGCGCCCACGCCAGGGATAGGCGGGCTGCGCACCGTCCGACCACGGGTCCGGCAGCGCGTTGCCCTCCGGTACGTCCATCAGGATGAAGGGGCACAGCGTCACCTTGAGCCCGCGCGATTTCAGGTCGCGGATCGCCGCGATCACGCTGGCATCCGACGGCGTGCCGCCATAGGCAGGCCTGCCGTCGGCGCGCGAGACGACATGCACCCCGGCATCGCCGCGCCCCATCCCGGCAACGCTCCATGCCTCGCTCTCGCCGCCGCCTTCGGTCTCGACCACGCCCGGGCGAATCCTGCATTCGGCCGCGCGCAGATCCGTGCCGAACCAGGCGACCACAAGCGAAACATGCTCGAGGTTCGGGCAGACCGCCTGCAACTCGTCGATGGAAGCTTCCCAGTCGGATCCCGCGTAAAGGACGTGGCGGTTGATGTCCCGCGTCTCGCCCTTGCGGGGGCTGGCGGTAACGATATGCGGCGCATAGCCGTGCTCGGTCGATCCGGGGATGACGCAGACGGCACGCATCTGCCGCTCCAGCTCGCCCACCGGGCGGATCACCTCGACCTGGAACTGCGGGATGCGGTTGCCGAAGCGCTCCAGGGGCAGCCGTTCGAAGACGACATAGGCCGTGCCGCGATAGGCCGGCGCGAGGCCTGCGCCCTGCTTCGCCTCGATCAGCGGATCGGGCATCTGGATCTCGTCGCCGGGATAGAACCGCATCTCGATGCCCGCGAGATCCAGCTCCTTGCCGTCTGCCCAGACGCGCTTGATCGCTGCCACCGGCCCCTCGCACAGGCCGATGGCGACATTGGCGAAGTAGGAATAGGTCGTGACCTTCGGCCCGCCCTTGCCGCCCTGGCGCTCCGTGCGGGCGGTCTCCTCGAAGCGGGTTGCCCAGATCACGGCGCCGGACACGCGCGCATGGCCGAAGACGCGCGCCATGGGCGTGCCCTCCTCCGCCGTCAGCGGCCGGGCGCCGGACAGGCGCGCGCCCTCGATGTGCCGGGTCGAGTTGATCAGCGCGGTGTCGATCGCGTAGCCGGCGGCGGCGCCGGCCGCCGTGCCGATGGCGGCACCGACCGGACCGAACAGGCCGCCGATCGCGCCGCCGACGGCCTGCAGCAACAGGGTCGACATGAAAAGCTCCGTCAGTTTTCCGGAAAGGCGAAAACGCCCGCCACGCGCCGTCGCCAGGACGGCACGAAGGCCGAG
This portion of the Oricola thermophila genome encodes:
- a CDS encoding response regulator transcription factor, translated to MRILVVEDDASLNAQLKSALEDAGYVVDTAADGEEGHFLGDTEPYDCVVLDIGLPVMDGISVLQRWREDGRTMPVLILTARDRWSDKVSGIDAGADDYVTKPFHVEEVLARVRALIRRAAGHASSEIRCGPLVVDTRASKAIVDGVTLKLTSHEFRLLSYLAHHVGEVVSRTELVEHLYDQDFDRDSNTIEVFVGRLRKKLAGHDLIETVRGLGYRMTAPDEQDKKAG
- a CDS encoding baseplate multidomain protein megatron, encoding MSTLLLQAVGGAIGGLFGPVGAAIGTAAGAAAGYAIDTALINSTRHIEGARLSGARPLTAEEGTPMARVFGHARVSGAVIWATRFEETARTERQGGKGGPKVTTYSYFANVAIGLCEGPVAAIKRVWADGKELDLAGIEMRFYPGDEIQMPDPLIEAKQGAGLAPAYRGTAYVVFERLPLERFGNRIPQFQVEVIRPVGELERQMRAVCVIPGSTEHGYAPHIVTASPRKGETRDINRHVLYAGSDWEASIDELQAVCPNLEHVSLVVAWFGTDLRAAECRIRPGVVETEGGGESEAWSVAGMGRGDAGVHVVSRADGRPAYGGTPSDASVIAAIRDLKSRGLKVTLCPFILMDVPEGNALPDPWSDGAQPAYPWRGRITCHPAIGRPGTPDRGAQASVQVSDFVDNPEGYRRFVNHHANLAVAAGGVDAIVIGTEMRGLTRVRDGDGAFPFVAALRALAAEVRTVVGPGCAITYAADWSEYFGYHPQDGSGDVFFNLDPLWADADIDAVGIDNYMPLSDWRDADEANPDGNPDGQLQAADRAAFRRAIAGGEGFDWYYASEDDRRNRIRTPITDGVAGKPWVFRYKDLVSWWSNPHFERVGGAEAAQPTAWVPGSKPIWFLELGCPAVDKGATQPNVFPDPKSSESAVPWFSNGGRDDGEQRAFLQAHLEHWSSGPGANPLSPVTGEPMVDVARIFLWAWDARPFPAFPVATDVWGDGANWLSGHWLNGRLGAAPLAETAGEVLGTDVAITVADTVQGVIVSGPASPREVVEPLAAAFGWAASGMAADGGFLLRPEGVAATRIIDDGEVADLEGEALRDLTDAQESELPSEIVATWRDGLAGYRVATSHSRRLETGTRRQETTDLPVVSDASVIDGIADRMLARVRAHGRILRFSLPWRHAGLAPGDVFAFASEPAERWLVTRTDLAGALRVEAVPVMRRPPNSRRPRLPLQRSQATGDTAGVPDFLLLDLPLSAGADPQDRFMLACWSAPPRPQAVYVSPEASGFEFRTQALSNGVIGTLTAPLTGRFSGRLDRAAAVELAVPSGAFESVSETALLAGRNLLAVQAANGAWEVLQFMDAEEVSPGIWRLTGLLRGQGGTEDAMLAGASAGARAVLLNEAVVPAGLRAGEIGQPVQLRIGVAGRPFTDRYFETVEATGGLRALAPLSPVHLKAARTAGGGVSFSWTRRTRVNGDSWLGPDVPLGEEEERYAVRLLDGETVVHAAETAEPSLLLDAATAAALGLDQPGAQIGLEVAQIGFAVGEGIPARRTLSLP